In Polynucleobacter sp. AP-Ainpum-60-G11, one DNA window encodes the following:
- a CDS encoding TniQ family protein, with amino-acid sequence MQANENNLLVVTPKPFRYESLRGYLLRVSEANGYLSPSLVAKMLGTEKLTPGSRNISTKKFAEILGFPENRLDRYSHTDSKSASKLKILGRQLGCNQRHQRLITIKAKICPICVKEDGHINAFWDLSIAIACPRHKVKPITKCQSCLNPISWFRPGLLKCKCGADYTNAPLEPSKKSHTELMGIIYAKLNEKFTDNLPNTYRFPLSHFEKLQLEQLLEILHKNSKVSSFYEPHEDRVITRDDATLGVTNAVNVSVAMFSRWPEGYADFLDRYFNAADKFGKKYLHSTQIKKLINELTNNSNFDKNTDFLINELLLFSNQFTFPSPLKGKPNLTHVSYFDDFPNLPPKEKSSHTDNKILTLTEAADYIGVPHNILGLFWSSGVMSDYLITEKAKSLKFPWLKEVLDEILETIKKKNIVGFRRTSVRNEQFITLEKVLEKKSIDVEIKISILKGILEDKITVRGRFGKKLSSLILYKREIKQYVSQKRVAIQNEGLSIAQAACDIRTNKTGIEFLMRTGYLQYREEPNGKIITRSFIDRFETHFINVSKIAAKHSQSFEKTINAIELLGLWTISIPGVIEKEDHLFLPASFEKRLNNYFLQNEFTSDFEKIATYAQIT; translated from the coding sequence TTGCAGGCAAATGAAAATAATCTTCTTGTGGTAACCCCAAAGCCATTCAGATATGAAAGCCTGCGAGGCTATTTATTAAGAGTATCAGAAGCAAATGGCTATCTATCACCCTCTTTAGTTGCAAAAATGTTGGGGACCGAGAAACTCACTCCCGGGTCAAGAAATATCTCCACAAAAAAATTTGCAGAAATTCTTGGATTTCCAGAAAATAGACTTGATAGATATTCGCACACAGACAGCAAATCAGCATCAAAGTTAAAAATACTTGGGCGGCAACTCGGATGCAATCAACGGCACCAACGCCTTATAACTATTAAAGCAAAGATTTGCCCTATTTGCGTAAAAGAAGATGGTCATATTAATGCTTTTTGGGACCTATCTATTGCAATTGCGTGTCCAAGGCATAAAGTAAAACCCATCACTAAATGTCAATCATGCCTTAATCCGATAAGCTGGTTTAGGCCTGGGCTACTCAAATGTAAATGCGGTGCTGATTATACAAATGCTCCTCTAGAACCCTCGAAAAAGTCGCACACAGAGTTGATGGGAATTATTTACGCAAAACTCAATGAAAAATTTACTGACAACCTGCCAAATACATATCGGTTCCCCTTAAGCCACTTCGAAAAACTTCAGCTAGAGCAACTGTTGGAAATATTGCATAAAAATAGCAAAGTGAGTAGTTTTTATGAACCGCACGAAGATAGAGTTATAACCAGAGACGACGCCACCTTGGGCGTAACAAATGCCGTTAATGTGAGTGTAGCAATGTTTTCAAGATGGCCTGAAGGGTATGCAGATTTTTTAGATAGATACTTTAATGCCGCTGATAAGTTTGGAAAAAAATATTTACATTCAACACAAATAAAGAAACTAATTAATGAATTAACCAACAATAGCAATTTTGACAAAAATACTGACTTTCTAATTAATGAGCTGTTGCTCTTTTCAAATCAATTTACATTTCCAAGCCCATTAAAGGGCAAACCTAATCTCACCCATGTATCTTATTTTGATGATTTTCCCAACTTACCCCCCAAGGAAAAATCATCCCATACGGATAACAAAATTCTCACCCTAACAGAGGCTGCGGATTACATAGGGGTTCCTCATAATATTCTCGGCTTATTTTGGAGCAGTGGAGTTATGAGTGATTATCTAATCACAGAAAAAGCAAAATCTCTTAAATTTCCCTGGCTCAAAGAGGTTCTAGATGAGATTCTTGAAACCATTAAGAAAAAGAATATAGTTGGCTTCAGACGTACCTCGGTAAGAAATGAACAATTCATAACGCTTGAGAAAGTCTTAGAAAAGAAGTCAATTGATGTTGAAATAAAAATTTCTATTTTGAAGGGAATTTTAGAGGATAAAATTACAGTACGAGGACGCTTTGGGAAAAAGCTCTCGAGCTTAATTTTATATAAGAGAGAAATTAAGCAATATGTTTCTCAAAAAAGAGTTGCAATTCAAAATGAAGGGCTTTCGATTGCTCAAGCGGCCTGTGATATTCGCACAAATAAAACAGGAATTGAATTTTTAATGCGCACTGGATATCTTCAATACCGTGAAGAACCCAACGGCAAGATCATTACCCGATCATTTATTGATCGGTTTGAGACTCACTTTATAAATGTCAGCAAAATTGCAGCTAAACACAGTCAGTCATTTGAGAAAACCATAAATGCTATTGAGTTGCTTGGTTTATGGACAATTTCAATCCCAGGGGTAATTGAAAAAGAGGACCACTTATTTCTCCCCGCCTCTTTTGAGAAGCGACTAAATAACTATTTTCTTCAAAACGAATTTACAAGTGACTTTGAGAAAATTGCAACTTATGCGCAAATTACTTAA
- a CDS encoding TniB family NTP-binding protein — MSALKRHIVESTLVPHTAFSTATMRIEQCMRYSLDSPEPVCLALIGESRTGKSRALEAFYHNHPPKRDEDGVKAPILMVKTPSKPTVKGLVEIMLRALGDPQSYSGTENAKTMRLKLLMRSAKTSMVIIDEFQHFYDKGTHKVMHYVADWLKILVDDTKCALVVAGLPTCKAVLDQNEQLAGRFFAPIVLPRFDWGDIDQREEFVGILGAFHKSISSHFDIPPLDSNEMAFRCYCATGGLIGYLSKLLRHAVWEALDTNKKIITIEDLKIAYEASIWRDEQILSNFDPFSRNFIQAQPNEVLAKVAQIGLPKINLNHSDISRPTNLNPRGIKSLRG, encoded by the coding sequence ATGAGTGCATTAAAGAGGCATATTGTCGAATCCACTCTAGTTCCTCACACCGCATTCTCAACAGCTACTATGCGCATCGAGCAATGTATGCGGTATTCTTTAGATAGTCCAGAACCAGTCTGCCTGGCCTTAATTGGCGAATCTAGAACTGGAAAGAGTCGAGCGCTAGAAGCTTTCTACCATAATCATCCACCCAAAAGAGATGAGGATGGTGTCAAAGCCCCGATTTTAATGGTAAAGACCCCATCAAAACCCACCGTAAAAGGTTTAGTCGAAATTATGCTTCGCGCATTGGGTGACCCACAAAGTTACTCTGGCACTGAAAACGCCAAAACAATGAGGTTAAAACTCTTAATGAGAAGCGCTAAAACATCAATGGTAATCATTGATGAATTTCAACACTTTTATGATAAGGGGACGCACAAAGTAATGCACTATGTTGCCGACTGGTTAAAGATATTAGTTGACGATACTAAATGCGCCTTAGTTGTAGCAGGGCTCCCCACTTGTAAAGCGGTACTAGACCAGAATGAGCAGCTTGCAGGAAGATTTTTTGCCCCGATAGTTTTGCCAAGATTTGATTGGGGAGATATCGACCAAAGAGAGGAGTTCGTGGGAATATTAGGAGCCTTTCATAAATCAATAAGCTCTCATTTTGATATACCCCCACTGGACTCAAATGAAATGGCATTTAGATGCTATTGCGCAACTGGTGGCCTTATTGGATATTTGAGCAAGTTATTGCGACATGCAGTCTGGGAAGCCCTGGATACAAACAAGAAGATCATTACGATTGAAGACCTAAAAATTGCTTATGAAGCATCGATATGGAGAGACGAACAAATCCTGTCAAACTTTGATCCATTTTCAAGGAACTTCATACAGGCGCAGCCAAATGAAGTTTTAGCGAAAGTTGCACAAATAGGATTGCCAAAAATAAATTTAAATCACTCAGACATTTCTAGACCAACAAATTTGAATCCCCGAGGGATCAAGTCGCTTAGGGGTTAG
- a CDS encoding Mu transposase C-terminal domain-containing protein produces MSCSSLTKGVKIKIEGESYVLRKRVENHSWQCEEINTGNLIRLSIAELEKLYLNRKLVFNEGFITEKDPRQKIPNLTSELSDEDWQTLKIKRAYVNAVIDSPNSLKAFEPLIRKVWVMISQNTLPKPPNWSTVYRWKKRYMKSGQDIMSLADNHSKKGNTGSRYPKEVEAIVNRAIDEIYLTPEKGNLKKVFERATLLVLKENSLLVQSMQLPLPSPRLIKRLISAIPAFDVCMARDGRNIALNKFRTVTSHRITQAPLERAEIDHTQLDLMLVDENGFPLGRPWITACIDDYSRCILGISVSFEPPSFLTVAQCLKMAILPKANLREEYPEIKSAWDAHGVMRELVVDNGMEFHGENLEKACYSLGIEIHYSARKTPWFKGKIERFLGTINKELAHGNPGTTFSNIFDKGEYDPVKHAVIKYSTFQKIYRTWIADVYHQELHRSLKASPASIWKSSINSGDILLPDNVAQLDAILSRSETRVLTHKGIELDGLLYNSQELAALRRRFGTKLQVQIQIDDSDLGQIIVLSPSNNELITVPALLNHYAKGLSKYQHRICKRLSQKHLDKDDVFGCLQAKQMIQDWIDQDLKTGPKKIRQKVNRFRGDKSLISKSVSPIDELPAPQLGHSTSLKSNAVDDIGPDAPRNVQASQRKIRTFEPIISNRTLNWGTE; encoded by the coding sequence ATGAGCTGCTCTTCATTAACAAAAGGCGTCAAAATTAAAATTGAAGGTGAGTCATATGTACTGAGAAAAAGGGTTGAGAATCATTCATGGCAGTGCGAAGAAATTAACACTGGTAATTTAATAAGGTTATCAATTGCCGAACTTGAGAAACTATATTTAAATAGAAAATTAGTCTTTAATGAGGGATTCATAACTGAAAAAGATCCTCGCCAAAAAATCCCTAACTTAACCTCTGAACTTAGCGATGAGGATTGGCAAACCCTAAAAATCAAGAGGGCCTATGTCAACGCAGTTATCGACTCCCCCAACTCATTAAAAGCATTTGAGCCGTTAATTAGAAAAGTTTGGGTAATGATTAGCCAAAATACATTACCCAAGCCACCAAATTGGAGCACCGTGTACAGGTGGAAAAAAAGATACATGAAGTCTGGTCAAGACATCATGTCCTTGGCCGATAACCATAGCAAGAAAGGCAATACCGGCAGTAGATACCCTAAGGAGGTAGAGGCTATAGTAAATAGAGCTATCGATGAAATTTACCTCACTCCAGAAAAAGGAAATCTAAAAAAGGTTTTTGAAAGAGCAACTCTTCTAGTTCTAAAAGAAAATTCGCTGCTTGTGCAAAGCATGCAACTGCCGTTGCCGAGCCCAAGATTGATTAAAAGACTAATTTCTGCGATACCAGCTTTTGATGTCTGCATGGCGAGAGACGGGAGGAATATAGCCCTCAATAAATTTCGCACAGTTACATCTCACCGCATAACTCAAGCCCCATTAGAGAGAGCCGAAATTGACCATACTCAATTGGATCTCATGTTGGTTGATGAGAACGGGTTTCCGCTTGGTCGACCATGGATCACAGCATGTATTGATGATTATTCTAGATGCATTCTTGGGATATCAGTGAGCTTTGAACCCCCAAGCTTTTTGACAGTTGCTCAATGCTTGAAGATGGCAATTCTCCCAAAAGCAAATCTAAGAGAGGAATACCCAGAAATAAAATCCGCCTGGGATGCTCACGGAGTAATGCGCGAACTAGTAGTTGATAATGGAATGGAATTTCATGGTGAGAATCTCGAGAAAGCCTGTTACTCCCTTGGCATAGAAATTCACTATTCAGCAAGAAAAACGCCATGGTTCAAGGGAAAAATTGAACGCTTTCTTGGAACCATAAATAAAGAACTTGCACACGGCAACCCCGGAACGACTTTTAGTAATATTTTTGATAAAGGTGAGTACGACCCAGTAAAACATGCGGTCATTAAATACAGCACATTTCAAAAAATTTATCGCACATGGATAGCAGATGTATACCACCAAGAACTTCACCGTAGTCTGAAAGCAAGCCCTGCCTCGATTTGGAAATCCAGTATTAATTCGGGCGATATATTACTCCCCGATAATGTTGCTCAATTAGATGCCATCTTAAGTCGTAGCGAAACAAGGGTTTTAACACACAAAGGTATAGAGCTCGATGGACTACTTTATAACTCACAAGAATTAGCAGCATTAAGAAGGCGGTTTGGCACAAAGCTTCAGGTCCAAATTCAAATTGATGACTCAGACTTGGGTCAAATTATCGTACTATCCCCGAGTAACAATGAATTAATCACAGTTCCAGCACTACTTAATCACTACGCAAAAGGACTTTCGAAGTATCAGCATCGAATTTGCAAAAGGCTTTCCCAAAAACATCTCGATAAAGATGATGTATTTGGCTGCCTTCAGGCAAAGCAAATGATTCAAGATTGGATTGATCAAGACTTAAAAACAGGACCAAAGAAAATTCGACAAAAGGTTAATAGATTTAGGGGAGATAAGAGCTTAATTTCAAAATCTGTAAGTCCAATTGATGAATTGCCAGCTCCTCAACTAGGTCATTCAACAAGCCTAAAAAGCAATGCCGTGGATGATATAGGGCCCGATGCCCCTAGAAATGTACAAGCGAGTCAACGCAAGATAAGGACATTTGAGCCAATCATCTCCAATCGGACCTTAAATTGGGGAACCGAATGA